The Peptacetobacter hiranonis DNA window TTCCATCAGCAATTATATATTTTAAAATCTTAGTTATAATCTCCTTATTCTTTACAAATGGATTATAACCGTCTTTTTCGTCGTATCTTTTTAATAAATCTAAATGACCTAGGACAGAGTAATTATGGTAATTTTGAACAAGATAGTATATATTTTCAAAGTATAGTCTATAATATTCCTCTTCAGTTTTACCATCTTGGAATGAGTGATCCCAAAGCTCTTTGTCGTCTATTTCATGTACGGACATTATTACAAAATCTAATGGTGATTTTTCAAATAAATTCTCAAATTTTGAAATAGTGTGTTTCTGAATTCCAAATTCAAGCCCATTTTTTATACTTATCTCGTCTTTGTATAGCTCCCTAACCCTATCTAATTCGGCAAAATATTTTTCAAAATCTACATTTAAAATCTTACCTTCAACTTCTTCTGGTTTTAAATCTTTTAAATCATATTTAACTCCATAATCTACATGGTCTGTAAAACAAATTTCTTTAATTCCAAGATAAATAGCGTCCTTTACACATTCTTCCATTGGATATTCTGAGTCATCGCTAAATATTGTATGAGTGTGGTAATCGCAAAACATAGAAAGTCCTCCTTTTTTGTTAGTTTTCTAATTTTAATTATATCACCGCAAAAACTAAAATCAATCAAGATAAACGACAAATAGATTAAAAGTAAATTAAATCAAAACTAAACTCGATATATAGAAACTCTTAAGAAATTCTTTAAAATTATACAAAGTCTATCTTTAAAATTATTCAATACAATATAATTAACAAAAGAGAGAAAGGAAGTTTGAGAGATGGAAAAAGCTGCATACTGTTGTATAATTAAAGAGTACAAATTATACGACAAAGGAGAAATATTATGAACGCATATAACATATTAGTAGTTGAAGATGAAAAAGAAATAGCAGAAGCAGTTGAAATATATTTATTAAATCAGGGATACAATGTTTTTAAAGCTTTCAACGGAATGGAAGGTCTTAAAGTTTTAGAAAATGAAGAAATTCATTTAGCAATAGTGGATATAATGATGCCAGTAATGGACGGAATAACATTCACTATGAAAGCTAGAGAAAATCACAACTTCCCGATAATAATGCTTTCAGCAAAATCTGAAGAAGTAGATAAGATAATGGGACTAAACATAGGAGCAGACGATTACGTTACAAAACCTTTCAAACCTCTTGAACTTTTAGCTAGAGTAAATTCTCAGCTAAGAAGATACACAAAATATATGAACATTCAAAAGGCAAGTTCAACAGAAGTTGAAGCTGTGAATGAAAACATATACACAATAGGAGGGCTTGAATTAAATGACGATACAAAAGAGGTTTCTGTCGACGGAAATCCAGTAAGACTGACTCCAATAGAATTTAAGATTTTAGGATTACTTATAAAAAATCCTGGCAGAGTATTTCCAGCAGAAGAAATTTACGAAAGAGTTTGGAATGAGGCTGCAATAAATACAGATACTGTAATGGTACATGTAAGAAATATAAGAGAAAAAATAGAATTGGATCCGAAAAATCCAAGATACTTAAAGGTGGTGTGGGGAGTTGGATACAAAATTGAAAAAATCTAGAAATGATAAATCAAATAAAATACTGGCAAATATAGTAGTACTTATAGTGTTGTTAATTTCCTCAGTGGGAATGTTGACGACATATAGAAATATATCTGATAAAGTTAAAGTAGAAGAAGAAGTTTTAAATAGCGAAACGGCAGCAGATTATTTCTTAGGTCAGATTTACCCAATGTACTGGGATCTGAAGAATGCAACTGAAAATAAAGAAAACCCTTCTGATGTATTCTTGACAGAGGAAGTAATAAAAAATGCTCTTGAAAATTCAGACATAGACTCAGGTACTCCAGAAGAATTGACAGATGCAATAAATGAAAATGGAGATGTAATACTGAATAAAGAAGCTATTAAGCAGGACTTTAATGAAGCATTCCAAAATGATATGGATTATTCTGAAATAGCTTTAAATGCAGCTAATAAACCTATAAAGTACAATGTTTACAACAAAGAAAATAAAAAAACAATTGGAAATGAAAAAAATGAATTAGAGCTTATAAGAAATATGTCTTTAGGACAATTAGATACAAATGGAACAGCTAAAGCGGAAGAAATATTAGATAAATATTTATTCTATATGGTTTTAGATTTTGATAAAGATGGAAACTATAGCTTTAAAGCACTACATGGGATAGATGCAGATAAATGCCAGACAGTTATGGATAACACAGTACAAGAATGGAAAGTAAGAAGTGCAAATTTATATAAAGAATATACAGATGGAAGTATAAAATATAACTTGCCTCCTATAAAAAATGCTACATTTACAATTGGTTTAACAAAAGAAGGAGCAACTCAGATAGTTAATGCTCCGTACAATTCAAGTATAAATAACTACCATGGAATTTATAATCTTCTATCAGGAGATAAAATGCATACATTAGGACAGATGATTATGGTGGCTGTTTTAATAATGTGTGTATACGCTTTAGTAGGATTTTTATTACCTAATGCAATAAGAAACGATGTATTTGCAATGAGCAGCGTGATAAAAGCACCTATAGAAGTAATAGTGATATTTGTATCTTTAATAGTTTCAGCATTTGTGGTTATAAACCCAGTACAAGTTATAGATGTTAGTACATCAGACTCATTGGCAAATATACTTATGCAAATGGTTCCAATATCAGCAACTACAGCTTTGTGGGCAGTAGTGATAGGAAATTTAGGATATTGGATGATATTATTTGCATTATGCTTAATGGGCGGTATATATCTAAGAGATATGATTGCTAAGGGCGATAGAAAAGTAATATTCAATTCTTGTATAACAGTTAGAGTTGTAAAATGGATGATTTCAAAGGTTAAAAAGTTCTTTAGTTGGATGAATAATCTAGATTTAAAAGATGGATATGAAAAATTCATATTAGCAGCACTGGGAGTAAACTTCCTAGCGATAACAATTTGTTCTTCAATTTGGGGATTTGGTATAATCACAGGAGCAATATATTCAGTAATACTTTACGGATTAATTAAGAAAAAATTTGGCAAAGTATTAGAAGACTACAACAAGCTAGAAACAATAACTGAAGATATAGCAAATGGTGATTTTGGATCAGTGCCAAAAGAAGATTTAGGAGTATTTAATCCTATAAAAGAAAACCTAGAAAATATAGAAAAAGGATTTAGTGCAGCGGTTAGTGAAGAAGTTAAGAGCCAGAAGATGAAAATAGAGCTTATAACTAATGTTTCACACGATTTAAAAACTCCACTTACTTCAATAATCACTTATGTAGACCTTCTTAAAAAAGAAGGAATAACAGAAGAAGAAAGACAGAAATATCTTGATACTATAGATAAGAAATCAAATAGATTAAAATTTCTTATTGAAGACTTATTTGAAGTAAGTAAGGCTACAAGTGGAAATGTTAAAATGAATCCTATGAAGGTAGATGTTGTATCTTTAATAAAACAGACTTTAGTAGAACTTGAGGATAAATTGAATGCAGCCCATTTAGAAGTTAAGGGCAATTTCCCAGAAGAAAAGGTGATACTAGAGTTAGATAGTATGAGAACTTTCCGCATATTCTCTAACTTAATATCTAATATCTCAAAATACTCAATGCCATACACTAGAGTGTATATAAATGTTAAGAGAGATGCAGAAAATACAGAGATAGAGTTTAAAAATATTTCAGCAGAGGAATTAAACTGCGATGTTGAAAATCTAACAGAAAGATTTGTTAGAGGGGATAAATCGAGAAATACTGAGGGAAGTGGACTTGGACTTGCAATAGCTAAGAGCTTCACAGAGCTTCAGGACGGTAAGATGAAGGTAAGCTCAGATGGAGATTTATTCAAGGTAGTGCTTACTTTTAAGAATCAGAGAAATCTAAAAAAAGAAGAAAGTAAGCAGGAAAGTAAAAATTAAATAAGTTGTTTTAGAAAAGTAGGATGGCGATTATCGAATAAGTGATGAGCTTTGAGAGATAATTTGTTCATCCTACTTTTTATTATACAATTAAAAATTTTGTATATGATATAATTAAAATGATAATCAAGATAGAGTATTAAGAGGTGAAGAGTATGAAAGCAATAGATTTAACTTATACAATAAAAGAAGAAATGACAGTTTTTCCAGGTACAGAAATGCCAAAGTTAATTAACACAAGTAATTATGAAAAAGATGGTTTTAGGGAAACTTCTATTAGTATATATTCTCATGTAGGGACTCACATGGATCCACCAGCACATATATATCCAGATAGAACGACTTTAGATGAGTTTCCTGCGAGCCAGTTTATAGGAAAAGGACTTGTGATAGATTGTAGAGATTTAAATGAAGGTGAGGATATTACACTAGATTGTATTCTAAAATACGGTAAAAAAGCTGAGAAAGTTGATTTTTTATTGTTTAACACTGGTTGGGATAAATATTGGGGAACTGATAAATATTTTGGAGATTATCCTTGTGTAAATGACGATGTTTTAGATTATGTGCTTAATGGAAATTATAAAGGAATTGGGTTTGATACAATAGGGATAGATCCCGTTTCAGATGAAAAACTTACAAGACATAAGAAGTTGTTTAAAGATAAGGATATTGTAAATATTGAAAATCTAAAAAATCTTGAGCTTTGTGGAGATAAAATTTTTAATTTTAGTTGTTGTCCGTTAAAAGTAGAAAATAGCGATGGTGCACCAGTTAGGGCAGTTGCTTGGTTTGAGTAAATATATAAATAAAAAAAGAGCTTAATCTTGTATGGAGAAAAAGCTCTTTTTATTTATGATTAATTTAAATTGGTGAACTATGTTAGATTTTATAATTAATAGATTATGCTAAGAAACATTCTATAGGTTCAAATCCTTCTTCATCTATAGCTTCCATTAAAATTTCATCAGTTATTGATTCTTCTACGTCAACAGTTGCAGATTTGTCTTCTAAGCTAACTTCTAATACTTCTACACCATCTATAGCAGAAAGTGCTTCAGTTATTCTATTTACACAGTGCTGGCATCCCATGCCATCTATTTTTATTATTTTTTTCATATATTTATCCTCCAAGTTTTAATACTTAATATACCTAGTAGGGGTATAAATCACTATAATTTGATTATATGTTTGTTAGTCAATAAAGTCAATATGGTATTGATTTTATTTTTTATTTGTGTTAATTTAATAATAGACAACTGAATTAGTTAAGATGTCTTCAGGGCAGGGTGAGATTCCCGACCGGCGGTATAGTCCGCGAGCGTTTTTTAAAACGCAGGAATTGGCATAAGTTCAATTCAGGATTTGGTGAAATTCCAAAACCGACAGTATAGTCTGGATGAGAGAAGATGTGTTAATAATTATCTATTAGTTAGATTTTTTATTGTGCAAAATAAATCCTATTTAGGTTATATTTTACATACTAATAATCAAAAGATATTTTTATAATAGAGAGTTACAACACCTGAAAGACACTTAGTCTATCAGGTGTTTTTTATTTTAAATTTTAGGAGTGATGAAAGATGATGGAAAGCAAGACAAAAACAATGACAAGGGTGGCAATGCTTAGTGCACTGGCATTTGCAGCGGTATTATTCATAAGAATACCAATGGTATTATTCTTAGAGTATGATCCAAAGAACGTAATTATAACAATAGGTGGATTTATTTGGGGACCATTCATGTCATTAATGGTAGCAGTAGTAACAGCGTTTATCGAATTTTTAACTATAAGTGAAGATGGAATAATAGGACTTGTAATGAATATAATTTCTATTTGTGCGTTTTCTTGTACTGCAGCTTTTATATACAAAAAAGATAGAACTTTAAGAGGTTCTATAATAGGTTTAGTATCTGGTACAATACTTCTTACAGTTGTAATGGTTTTATGGAACTACTTAGTAACACCAATATATATGGGAATTCCAAGAGCAGAAGTTGTAAAACTTTTAGTTCCAGCGATAATGCCATTCAACTTAATAAAAGGTGGAATAGATTCAGCGATAATCTTATTAATATATAAACCGATAGTTTCTGCACTTAGAAGAACTGTTCTAAAATCAGAAGCTAAAGATGCACCAAAAATGATAGTACATCCAGGTGTAATGGCTGTAGCAGTACTTGTAATAGTAACATGTGTAATGCTAGTACTAGCAATGAAAGGAATAATTTAATTTGAGTATATATAATGTGGGACTGTTGCATATTTTGTAACAGTCCTTTCTTATGCGTAGCATCAAGAATAATCTCCTCTCCAGGCTTCGACGCGGTGTACAATAATTGTTCTGTTGCAAAAAATCCTCGCGTCTGCAGATTGTCGAGTCGATTAACTCTTGATACCACGCAAAAGGACTGACACAAAATATAACAACAGTCCTCACATTAAACATCTACTCAAAATTAAATTTGGAGAAGATTGTGATTGGAAAAGTTAGTAAATAAATAAAAAAGGTTGCTACAAATTTTGTAACAACCTTTTTCTATATAATTGAATTTCTTTAATTTTAAAATCGGTTTTAGCTCAACCTATAAGCAAGTATATAATATGAGGGCAAGAGTTGTAACTGCTCAAAAGCGACAATTCTGCAAGCGCCCCACAACTGCTAAATATGTTAGTCTAACAGTGTGGGGCGCTGATGCCTGGAGCAAGGAGCAGTTACACTCTTGTCCTTTCTCTTATATTCTCTCTATTACTACTGCTGTCCCAGATACTGTTACCATTAGCATTCCATTGTCAGCACCTAGTACTTCATAGTCTGTGTCAACTCCAACAACTGCATTTGCACCTCTTGCAGCTGCTCTTCCTTCTAATTCTTCAAGAGCTCTTTCTCTAGCATTTTTTAATTCGTCTTCGTAAGAATTTGATCTTCCACCGAATATATTAGATAATCCAGCTGCAAAGTCTTTGAAGAAGTTAACACCTGAAACAACTTCTCCGTAAGTTATTCCTTTATACTCAACTATTCTGTATCCTTCTACTGATGGTGTTGTAGTTATTATCATAATCCTGTCCCCCTTTTGTAGGTAAAATTTATTTGGATTTTGACCAATTTATATGAATTTTGGTTTATTTATATATTCTATAGAGAGTCTAAAATTCCTTTGAGAATGTAGATAAAAATTAAAGTTATTCTAAAAAATTTTATCAATAAAATTTCTATTAAATTCTAATCATCTAACTCATCATCATCGATATATTAATAAATTTGGTAGTATTATTTTTCTTGACATAAAAAAAGATTGCTTGTATGATAAAAATATAGAAAATTTTAAATTGTAAATCCTAAGACTGGAGAGAGTAGTCGGGTTGAGTTTGATACAGAGAGTTGCAAGTAGCTGAGATTGCAGCATAAATAAATTCGGTGAATGGGTCCACGAGGAGATAGGTGAATTATAGTAGCCGAACCGTCACTGCACGTTACGCAGAAGAGAGATACACGATAAGTGTATAATTTAGGTGGTACCGCGGTAATATCGTCCTAGTGTTTTTTAACACGAGGGCGTTTTTTTATTGGAAAAATTAATTTTAGGAGGATATTATGAACAAGATAGGAATAATAGGTGCAATGGAAGAAGAAGTAGCATTACTTCTTGAAAAAATAGAATTAGAAGAAAAAGTAGAAAAAGCAGGTCTTGAATTTTACGTTGGTAAGTTAAGAGGAAAAGATGTAGTAGTTGTTAAATGTGGAGTTGGTAAAGTAAACTCTGCTATGTGTACTCAGATATTAATAAGCGAATTCGGTGCAGAAGCTCTTGTTAATATAGGTGTTGCAGGTGCATTAAACGACGAATTAGACGTAAATGATATAGTAATATCAACAGATGCAATAGAATACGATATGGACGCATCAGCATTTGGTGATCCAAAAGGAACTATACCAAGAATGGATTGTTCAGAATTTAAAGCTGATGAAAGATTAATAAATGCAGCTTTTGATGCAGCAGTTAAAGAAAATAAAGGGCATAATGTTATGAAAGGTAGAATAGCTACTGGAGATTTATTTGTTGCAGATATGGAAACTAAAAACGAATTAGTAAACGACTTCGGTGGATTCTGCTGTGAAATGGAAGGAGCTGCAATGGCTCACGTTTGTTATTTAAACAAAACTCCATACGTTATAATAAGAGCTATGTCTGATAAAGCTGACGGAAGTGCAGATGTTACTTTTGAAGAATTCTCTAAAAAAGCTGCAGTTACTTCAGCTAATATAGTTATGGATATGCTTGAAATGATATAGTCTTAATATTTCAAAATAATAAAGAGATTTTCAATAAATATTGATAAAAATATAAGTCTAAAATAGAAAGAGGGATTACGATGAGCGAAAAAAAGGTAATATTTAGTGGTGCTCAGCCATCAGGAAAAATGACATTAGGTAACTACCTAGGAGCGATAAAAAACTGGACAAAACTTCAGGACGAATACGAATGTTTCTTTAGTGTTGTCGATTTACACGCTATAACAGTTCCTCAGGAGCCAAAAGTTCTTAGAGAAAATGCTAAAAAATTATTAGCTCAGTATATAGCTTGTGGACTAGATCCAGAAAAAAATACTATATTTATACAGTCACATGTTAA harbors:
- a CDS encoding histidinol-phosphatase HisJ family protein, which encodes MFCDYHTHTIFSDDSEYPMEECVKDAIYLGIKEICFTDHVDYGVKYDLKDLKPEEVEGKILNVDFEKYFAELDRVRELYKDEISIKNGLEFGIQKHTISKFENLFEKSPLDFVIMSVHEIDDKELWDHSFQDGKTEEEYYRLYFENIYYLVQNYHNYSVLGHLDLLKRYDEKDGYNPFVKNKEIITKILKYIIADGKGIELNTSTKKYHLDDLMPSRDILKLYLELGGEILTIGSDSHSKKDLLNSHIEELKQELRDIGFKKFCTFEKMKPIFHEL
- a CDS encoding heavy-metal-associated domain-containing protein, encoding MKKIIKIDGMGCQHCVNRITEALSAIDGVEVLEVSLEDKSATVDVEESITDEILMEAIDEEGFEPIECFLA
- a CDS encoding putative heavy metal-binding protein, whose protein sequence is MIITTTPSVEGYRIVEYKGITYGEVVSGVNFFKDFAAGLSNIFGGRSNSYEDELKNARERALEELEGRAAARGANAVVGVDTDYEVLGADNGMLMVTVSGTAVVIERI
- a CDS encoding sensor histidine kinase — encoded protein: MDTKLKKSRNDKSNKILANIVVLIVLLISSVGMLTTYRNISDKVKVEEEVLNSETAADYFLGQIYPMYWDLKNATENKENPSDVFLTEEVIKNALENSDIDSGTPEELTDAINENGDVILNKEAIKQDFNEAFQNDMDYSEIALNAANKPIKYNVYNKENKKTIGNEKNELELIRNMSLGQLDTNGTAKAEEILDKYLFYMVLDFDKDGNYSFKALHGIDADKCQTVMDNTVQEWKVRSANLYKEYTDGSIKYNLPPIKNATFTIGLTKEGATQIVNAPYNSSINNYHGIYNLLSGDKMHTLGQMIMVAVLIMCVYALVGFLLPNAIRNDVFAMSSVIKAPIEVIVIFVSLIVSAFVVINPVQVIDVSTSDSLANILMQMVPISATTALWAVVIGNLGYWMILFALCLMGGIYLRDMIAKGDRKVIFNSCITVRVVKWMISKVKKFFSWMNNLDLKDGYEKFILAALGVNFLAITICSSIWGFGIITGAIYSVILYGLIKKKFGKVLEDYNKLETITEDIANGDFGSVPKEDLGVFNPIKENLENIEKGFSAAVSEEVKSQKMKIELITNVSHDLKTPLTSIITYVDLLKKEGITEEERQKYLDTIDKKSNRLKFLIEDLFEVSKATSGNVKMNPMKVDVVSLIKQTLVELEDKLNAAHLEVKGNFPEEKVILELDSMRTFRIFSNLISNISKYSMPYTRVYINVKRDAENTEIEFKNISAEELNCDVENLTERFVRGDKSRNTEGSGLGLAIAKSFTELQDGKMKVSSDGDLFKVVLTFKNQRNLKKEESKQESKN
- a CDS encoding ECF transporter S component, coding for MMESKTKTMTRVAMLSALAFAAVLFIRIPMVLFLEYDPKNVIITIGGFIWGPFMSLMVAVVTAFIEFLTISEDGIIGLVMNIISICAFSCTAAFIYKKDRTLRGSIIGLVSGTILLTVVMVLWNYLVTPIYMGIPRAEVVKLLVPAIMPFNLIKGGIDSAIILLIYKPIVSALRRTVLKSEAKDAPKMIVHPGVMAVAVLVIVTCVMLVLAMKGII
- a CDS encoding cyclase family protein, with the translated sequence MKAIDLTYTIKEEMTVFPGTEMPKLINTSNYEKDGFRETSISIYSHVGTHMDPPAHIYPDRTTLDEFPASQFIGKGLVIDCRDLNEGEDITLDCILKYGKKAEKVDFLLFNTGWDKYWGTDKYFGDYPCVNDDVLDYVLNGNYKGIGFDTIGIDPVSDEKLTRHKKLFKDKDIVNIENLKNLELCGDKIFNFSCCPLKVENSDGAPVRAVAWFE
- a CDS encoding 5'-methylthioadenosine/adenosylhomocysteine nucleosidase, producing MNKIGIIGAMEEEVALLLEKIELEEKVEKAGLEFYVGKLRGKDVVVVKCGVGKVNSAMCTQILISEFGAEALVNIGVAGALNDELDVNDIVISTDAIEYDMDASAFGDPKGTIPRMDCSEFKADERLINAAFDAAVKENKGHNVMKGRIATGDLFVADMETKNELVNDFGGFCCEMEGAAMAHVCYLNKTPYVIIRAMSDKADGSADVTFEEFSKKAAVTSANIVMDMLEMI
- a CDS encoding response regulator transcription factor → MNAYNILVVEDEKEIAEAVEIYLLNQGYNVFKAFNGMEGLKVLENEEIHLAIVDIMMPVMDGITFTMKARENHNFPIIMLSAKSEEVDKIMGLNIGADDYVTKPFKPLELLARVNSQLRRYTKYMNIQKASSTEVEAVNENIYTIGGLELNDDTKEVSVDGNPVRLTPIEFKILGLLIKNPGRVFPAEEIYERVWNEAAINTDTVMVHVRNIREKIELDPKNPRYLKVVWGVGYKIEKI